The region TTCAGGCCATGCCTGGTGGAATGAGGATGGCCTGCTCCACCCGGAACACAAGGCCATTGCCTTTGTCACCATGAACCAGACCAACCTGCAACACGATATAGCGAAGGGACAGGGAGAGTACCTGACCTCCCTTGGCGCCCTGCTCGGCGTACCGGCGCAGGATCGCCTCGCCTACGGCGCGGACGTACAAGCTCGCTATGCCCTGACACAAGAACCCTCGCAGGACACTCCGGCCGCCTGGCTGACCCTGCTGCAAGACACCGCACAACCCTATCGGCGCATGGCCGACACAACCCCACAACATTAATCATGACGCCCCCCGTTGCCCCGGCTACGGGGCTCCCCTATCGCCGGATCATCCACCCCTCGGACTTCACCGAGGACAGCCACACCGGGTTGGTCCATGCCATCAAACTGACCCTCGCGGCACAGGGAGAATTGTCGGTCATGCATGTAGACCCGGAGGTGGCGCGCGCAGACTTCGAAGATTTTCCCAAAGTCCGCCCGATTCTCGAGCGATGGGGCGCGCTCCCGAAGGGAAGCCGTCGCGAACAGGTCCGCGACTTGGGCATCACGATTAAAAAAACCAGAACCGTCGGCAAAACCCCAGCTGAGGGCATTCTCCGCTACCTCGGCACGCATCCGGCCGATTTGCTGGTGATGTCCACCAATCAATACGAAGGACTCACGCGCTGGCAGCACGCTCCCATCGCCGAACCGGTGGCACGCGGAAGCCACACCGCCACCCTCTTCGTCCCGGCTCACGTTGAAGGATTTGTGGTGAAGGAATCGGGGCAGCCGAAACTGCGCCGCGTGCTCGTTCCCGTCAGCGCCGACTCTCAGCCTCAACTCGCCATCGATACGACTGCCCAACTGGCGGCCGCCTTGGGATGCGACAACCTGACCGTCGTCGTCGTCCATGTCGGAGACGACGACACTCTCCAGTCCATCCGCTATCCCAGCCAGACAGGCTGGCTCTGGCACACGATGACTTGCCGAGGCAATGTGGTCGATGTGATCCTCGGGATGGGCGCGGATTTCGATGTCGATCTGATCGTGATGACCACGGCGAAGCAGCAATCATTGCTCGATATGATGCGTGGCAGCGTCACCGAGCGGGTCTTGCGTGGCGCCCGCTGCCCCCTGCTGGCCCTACCGGTCTAACAGGCCTCGCACCGCCAGCGTTTCATCGATCCGGCTCTCCCCGCCGTGCTTTCCCATCACGGTGCGGACAATACGTCCCTCTTTGATGACCAGAAAGTTCGTCAGCACCGAGGGGATTCTCGGCCCCGGCAGGATGACGCCGGCGAGATTCAGCGGATCCACCGCCGACAACTTGATTTCCTGAGAGATTCCAAACCCGCTCTTGCGCAACGCGCGCAATGACTCAAGGGCTTCCGGCAAGGCAAATTGCTCTCCGACAAACCCGGCCACGAAACGCCCGCCGCGCACCTCGCCCTTCATCTCCATTCTCCGGTACGCCACCAGCAAATCCCGCCAGGACTGTACCAGCGTCTCCCGCGCCAGCAGATCGCGAAACACCACGCCATACCGGCGCAAGAGCTGACGGGCGACTTTTTCCATGTAGCTGATAGGCGATGGCTGATGGCTGATAGCACTTCGGAGCAATGACCACCGCCCGGCTGCGTGACGTGGACGGCGCAGCCGCGCCCGCCCCTCTGCCCGGCGCCGCTGCGGATCCATGAGCGCCCGCAGATTATCGAACCCGTCGGCCGTCACAAGGCCGGCAGCCACCAGTTCCCACAACCCCTCTTCCACTTCCGTCGGAAGATGGTGCGTCAGCCGCACCAAGTCGGCAAAGAAGCTGGCCCCTCGCTCACGCAAAACCCGAAGCAGATTCTGCCCCACGGCACTCACCAGCGTAGAGGGATCTGTCCAGGAAGACACAGCCCGATCCTGCACCGCCTCCATCAGCCACTCCCCTTCCTCTCGCGGAAAGAGGGTGATCGGCGCCACGCTGGTGGGAACAATCCGGCGTGCCCGATCGAGATCCCCTGATGGCATCAGCCGCGGGTGGCGAGATAACCGGCCCCAACTCACGGCCCCGCTCAAACACAGGCGGTCCAAGAGCTCCGGCTCAAACTTCGCCAGCCGGCTGCGCAGCAGCTGCGGCTCCCACGCCGCCGCCGCCGCCTCAAATCCCGCCAACTGCGCGATGACCTCGGCAAGCCCCGCCTCCCCATGCATCCGCGCGCCCGGCGCCACATGCTGCCAGCGCAGCAGAAACGACATGAAATCGGCCGCCGTTACCGGCTCAATCTCCTTGCGCAGGCGGCCCAGCGTGAGCCGGTGAATGCGCGCGAGGAGGCGGCGATGGCACCATTCTTCCGCTCGCGCGGCAGGCGTGAGGCAAGAGGCCTGGGGCAAGGGGCAAGAGCTGATTCCCTCACCACTAACCTCTAGCCCCGTGCCCCGTGCCAGGCCTTGAGGCCGGAATTGGCCGCGTAGGACTTGGCCCATCGCCTCCAGCCTCAACATCGATCCATTCACGGCATCGGAGGGCAGATGCAGCCGGGCAGCGAGGGCGGCGACCGTCGTCGGCCCGATGCTTTCCATCCAGCCCAGAACGATGGCATCGAGCGTGGTGTCATCACCATCGGCAAATACCCGTTCAATCCCGTCCCGGTTCTCCGTCGCCACCCACCCCCTCGCCTCTCGCCCATCGCCTCTCGCCTGCACAAAAACCACACGTCCAGATTCGATCAAGACCGGCACAAACGCCGCCCATGGCTGCATCTGGTCATCGGGCAGCCACACCAACGTGAGCACGGCATCGTGCAACTCATCGGGATCGCGCACGACCGGCCACGATTCCCGCTCCACTTCTTCAATCGCCTCGGGATCGAGCGCACCCACCTGGCCAAGCAATGCCGGCGGCAGGGTCCGCCGCATCTCCACCGCCCGCGCCCGCCGTTCTTCCAATGGCGCGTCATCGAGAAAGGCATAGGGATTGGCATTCAGAATTTCGTGCGAGAAGGGAGAGGGTGCCGGGGTATCGACCGCCACGCAATGGATGCGGCCCGCCTCGATGTCTGCCAATACGCTCGTGAGGCCGTCCAGATCCATGGCCTCCGTCAGGCAATCCCGCAGCGTCTCCTTGACCAACGGATGATCGGGAATCTGCCGCGCCGCCCGCGCCCCGGTGAGATTCTCCTGGCACGCAATGGCATCGGGGAAGACCGCGGCCAGCAAATCCTCGGCTTTCATGCGTTGAATCTGCGGCGGCACCTTTTTCCCGTTGGAGAATCGCAGCAGCGCGAGCGCCCGCGAGACGTTCCATCGCCAGCGCGTCGTGAACATCGGCGCGAGCAAGACGGCCTGAATCAGCACGTCCCGCACGGAATGCGACTGGAGATACCCGAACACGGACTCCAGCGGGAAGCTGTGTTTCTCACCCAGCGAGATCACCAAGCCGTTATCCGTCGCCGCCGCTTGCAGCTCGAAATCGAAGGTGACACAAAAGCGTTTCCGCAGGGCGAGGCCCCAGGCCCGGTTGATCCGCCCGCCGAACGGCGCGTGGATCACCAACTGCATCCCGCCGCTTTCGTCGAAAAACCGCTCGGCGATAATCGTCCGTTGCGTCGGCACCGTCCCCAGCGCCGCCAGCCCCGCCGTCACATAGGCCACCG is a window of Nitrospira sp. DNA encoding:
- a CDS encoding universal stress protein, which translates into the protein MTPPVAPATGLPYRRIIHPSDFTEDSHTGLVHAIKLTLAAQGELSVMHVDPEVARADFEDFPKVRPILERWGALPKGSRREQVRDLGITIKKTRTVGKTPAEGILRYLGTHPADLLVMSTNQYEGLTRWQHAPIAEPVARGSHTATLFVPAHVEGFVVKESGQPKLRRVLVPVSADSQPQLAIDTTAQLAAALGCDNLTVVVVHVGDDDTLQSIRYPSQTGWLWHTMTCRGNVVDVILGMGADFDVDLIVMTTAKQQSLLDMMRGSVTERVLRGARCPLLALPV
- a CDS encoding DUF3015 family protein produces the protein MRTPSASLLLASAFLAINVIATGCSVKATFKQTTDTTSNVTGTTSGHAWWNEDGLLHPEHKAIAFVTMNQTNLQHDIAKGQGEYLTSLGALLGVPAQDRLAYGADVQARYALTQEPSQDTPAAWLTLLQDTAQPYRRMADTTPQH
- a CDS encoding DEAD/DEAH box helicase, producing MSLSTFHPLIADWFRSQIGEPTDVQVQAWPAIQSGADALIAAPTGSGKTLAAFLSCIDSLFKQALARELDDHTQVLYVSPLKALSNDIQKNLQKPLTEIGQAALQAGLLMPELRVLVRTGDTPMADRQQMLKRPPHILVTTPESLFILLTADKSRRMLQTVRTVIVDEIHALAPNKRGAHVALSLERLDALTLAKPQRIGLSATQRPIELVAEFLVGARQRPMIIDVGHRRELDLAVEVPKDELSAIATNTVWSDVYDRVAELVRQHRSTLVFVNTRRLAERVSHYLEERLQDLGPGVVAAHHGSLSRQIRLHAEERLKTGKTRVVIATASLELGIDVGTVDLVCQIGSPRAIATALQRIGRAGHWIKAVPKGRLFAMTRDELLECAALVRAIRAGTLDRIEVPIAPLDILSQQIVAAAASQTWTEDDLFSLCRRAYPYRNLSREEFDQVVRMLSDGIATQRGRGHAYVYHDRINRRIKGRRGARLAAITSGGAIPDTANYAVVAEPDGTVVGSVDEDFAVESLAGDIMLLGNTSWRIQRIEAGKVRVEDAQGAPPNIPFWRGEAPSRTAELSAEVASLRQAIAQRVSGAGPEARGGEDVSHLPLASRLLPMAWLRHECALDQRGAEQAVAYVTAGLAALGTVPTQRTIIAERFFDESGGMQLVIHAPFGGRINRAWGLALRKRFCVTFDFELQAAATDNGLVISLGEKHSFPLESVFGYLQSHSVRDVLIQAVLLAPMFTTRWRWNVSRALALLRFSNGKKVPPQIQRMKAEDLLAAVFPDAIACQENLTGARAARQIPDHPLVKETLRDCLTEAMDLDGLTSVLADIEAGRIHCVAVDTPAPSPFSHEILNANPYAFLDDAPLEERRARAVEMRRTLPPALLGQVGALDPEAIEEVERESWPVVRDPDELHDAVLTLVWLPDDQMQPWAAFVPVLIESGRVVFVQARGDGREARGWVATENRDGIERVFADGDDTTLDAIVLGWMESIGPTTVAALAARLHLPSDAVNGSMLRLEAMGQVLRGQFRPQGLARGTGLEVSGEGISSCPLPQASCLTPAARAEEWCHRRLLARIHRLTLGRLRKEIEPVTAADFMSFLLRWQHVAPGARMHGEAGLAEVIAQLAGFEAAAAAWEPQLLRSRLAKFEPELLDRLCLSGAVSWGRLSRHPRLMPSGDLDRARRIVPTSVAPITLFPREEGEWLMEAVQDRAVSSWTDPSTLVSAVGQNLLRVLRERGASFFADLVRLTHHLPTEVEEGLWELVAAGLVTADGFDNLRALMDPQRRRAEGRARLRRPRHAAGRWSLLRSAISHQPSPISYMEKVARQLLRRYGVVFRDLLARETLVQSWRDLLVAYRRMEMKGEVRGGRFVAGFVGEQFALPEALESLRALRKSGFGISQEIKLSAVDPLNLAGVILPGPRIPSVLTNFLVIKEGRIVRTVMGKHGGESRIDETLAVRGLLDR